Proteins from one Pseudarthrobacter sp. BIM B-2242 genomic window:
- a CDS encoding spore photoproduct lyase family protein codes for MEFNRLLQIRRVYAQPAALELPRGKEIIGRWPDADVVLVDNHWNIPELHGDETNVQRWSRIKTEALVLGVKKALTVKPNGRSADFIAPSTANGCAMACAYCYVPRHKGYSNPVTVFANIDQIARAVERHVTRQGIKLEPNQCDPELWVYDIGENSDCSVDALISDNVEDLVTLFCDLPTAKLSFATKFVNPAMLGWDHGGHTRVRFSLMPADLAKSIDVRTSPVAERMAAINDFVEAGYEVHVNFSPVIITDTWLQAWEELLGQLDATLTDAAKAQLAAEVIFLTHNERLHEVNLGWHPQAETVLWRPDLQESKVSSNGFTNVRYRSGTKAGYVRQLTALINKITPYCRVRYAF; via the coding sequence ATGGAATTCAACCGGCTGCTGCAGATCCGGCGCGTTTACGCGCAGCCAGCGGCACTGGAGCTTCCCCGCGGGAAGGAGATCATCGGACGCTGGCCGGATGCCGACGTCGTCCTTGTCGACAATCACTGGAACATCCCGGAACTGCACGGCGATGAAACGAACGTGCAACGCTGGTCCCGTATCAAGACCGAGGCGCTGGTCCTCGGCGTCAAGAAAGCGCTGACCGTCAAGCCGAACGGCCGGTCCGCGGACTTCATTGCGCCCTCAACCGCGAACGGCTGTGCCATGGCCTGCGCCTACTGCTACGTTCCCCGCCACAAGGGGTACAGCAACCCGGTGACGGTGTTCGCGAATATCGACCAGATTGCCCGGGCGGTCGAGCGGCACGTCACGCGCCAGGGCATCAAGCTGGAGCCCAACCAGTGCGACCCTGAGCTCTGGGTCTACGACATCGGCGAAAACAGCGACTGCTCCGTGGACGCGCTGATCAGCGATAATGTGGAGGATCTCGTCACGCTTTTCTGCGATCTGCCCACCGCTAAACTGTCCTTCGCCACCAAGTTCGTGAACCCTGCCATGCTCGGGTGGGACCACGGCGGCCACACCCGGGTCCGCTTTTCCCTGATGCCGGCGGACCTGGCGAAATCGATTGACGTGCGGACCTCGCCGGTGGCGGAACGCATGGCTGCCATCAATGACTTCGTCGAGGCCGGGTACGAGGTGCACGTGAACTTCTCCCCGGTCATCATCACGGACACGTGGCTCCAGGCCTGGGAGGAGCTGCTGGGCCAACTCGATGCCACGCTGACCGACGCCGCAAAAGCCCAGCTCGCCGCAGAAGTCATTTTCCTGACCCACAACGAGCGGCTCCACGAGGTCAACCTGGGATGGCATCCGCAGGCCGAAACCGTGCTGTGGCGGCCGGACCTGCAGGAATCGAAGGTCTCCTCCAACGGCTTCACCAACGTCCGCTACCGGTCAGGCACCAAGGCAGGCTATGTGCGGCAGCTGACGGCGCTTATCAACAAGATCACACCATATTGCCGCGTCCGCTACGCCTTCTGA
- a CDS encoding DUF3073 domain-containing protein has protein sequence MGRGRQKAKATKQARDIKYYSPNTDYSALQRELKGREGRATSHFANDPVEPDYSAYVDKYADDLEEDDDEVHTRRIG, from the coding sequence ATGGGGCGCGGCCGTCAAAAGGCAAAAGCTACAAAGCAGGCTCGGGACATTAAGTACTACTCCCCGAACACTGACTATTCAGCCCTCCAGCGCGAGCTCAAGGGCCGTGAAGGTCGTGCCACGAGCCATTTCGCGAATGACCCGGTTGAACCGGACTATTCGGCTTATGTGGATAAGTACGCGGATGATTTGGAAGAAGACGACGACGAGGTACACACCCGTCGGATCGGCTAG
- a CDS encoding VOC family protein, with protein MTENSPSPRFRHGEPCWADVQTRDVEAAKAFYTAVFGWTFKDLPTPDGRSYAQAFAGEDLVAVVAPQNPHQEALGTRAQWNIYFAAEDAAGLAEEVPHAGGSVEFGPEEVGDTGVMVFVDPPGGGTTGVWQPGTHTGTGRYNQPGALSWTELLTPEPQAAVGFFQQLFGHEVTEYPQDDGGTYSTLMVNGAEVAGIVAAAAPARWQIYFGVSDVADAVRRAVAAGAEVLIAPESDDDETPGATATLKDPQGGEFSLLEV; from the coding sequence ATGACAGAGAACTCCCCGTCTCCGCGCTTCCGCCACGGCGAACCGTGCTGGGCTGACGTCCAGACCCGGGACGTGGAAGCTGCCAAGGCCTTCTACACGGCGGTGTTCGGCTGGACGTTCAAGGACCTGCCCACGCCCGATGGCCGCAGCTATGCGCAGGCGTTTGCGGGTGAGGACCTGGTGGCCGTGGTGGCCCCTCAGAACCCCCATCAGGAGGCGCTGGGCACCCGCGCCCAGTGGAACATCTACTTCGCGGCAGAAGACGCCGCAGGGCTTGCCGAGGAAGTTCCCCATGCCGGCGGGTCCGTGGAGTTTGGTCCCGAGGAAGTGGGTGACACGGGTGTCATGGTGTTTGTGGATCCTCCCGGCGGCGGCACAACCGGGGTGTGGCAGCCCGGAACGCACACCGGCACCGGCCGGTACAACCAGCCTGGCGCGCTGTCCTGGACGGAACTGCTGACGCCCGAGCCGCAGGCCGCCGTCGGGTTCTTCCAGCAGCTGTTCGGCCACGAGGTGACCGAGTACCCCCAGGACGACGGCGGCACCTACTCGACGCTGATGGTCAACGGTGCGGAGGTGGCGGGGATAGTCGCGGCCGCGGCGCCGGCCAGGTGGCAGATCTACTTCGGCGTCTCCGACGTGGCTGACGCGGTGCGGAGGGCTGTGGCGGCCGGTGCCGAGGTGCTGATCGCGCCGGAGTCCGACGACGATGAAACTCCCGGTGCGACGGCCACGCTCAAGGATCCGCAGGGCGGCGAGTTCAGCCTGCTGGAGGTTTAG
- the purM gene encoding phosphoribosylformylglycinamidine cyclo-ligase, protein MTSATPASGNAAGITYASAGVDVEAGDRAVELMKGAVKATHNSSVIGGVGGFAGLYDVSRLLTYKRPLLATSTDGVGTKVAIAQAMDIHDTIGFDLVGMVVDDIVVVGAEPLYMTDYIACGKVVPERIADIVRGIAAACSVAGTALVGGETAEHPGLLGEHEYDVAGAATGVVEAADLLGPDRVRAGDVVIGMASSGLHSNGYSLVRRVINHAGWALDRQVSELGRTLGEELLEPTRVYAADCLDLARTFPVNGSAGNAAVHGFSHVTGGGLAANLARVLPQGLVATVDRATWELPAIFKLVSELGNVPLADLERTLNLGVGMVAIVSAEAADAAVARLNDRGLPSWVMGTVTADSDSILKSGPDYVQGAKGVDGGAVRLVNAYA, encoded by the coding sequence ATGACTTCCGCAACCCCCGCCTCCGGGAACGCCGCCGGCATCACCTACGCTTCTGCCGGCGTTGACGTTGAAGCCGGCGACCGCGCCGTCGAGCTGATGAAGGGTGCCGTGAAGGCCACCCACAACTCCTCCGTCATCGGCGGAGTGGGCGGCTTCGCCGGACTGTACGACGTCTCCAGGCTGCTGACGTACAAGCGCCCGCTGCTGGCCACGTCCACCGACGGCGTGGGCACCAAGGTTGCCATCGCCCAGGCCATGGACATCCACGACACCATCGGCTTTGACCTGGTGGGCATGGTAGTTGACGACATCGTCGTAGTGGGTGCCGAGCCGCTCTACATGACCGACTACATCGCCTGCGGCAAGGTTGTCCCGGAGCGCATCGCGGACATCGTCCGTGGCATCGCTGCGGCCTGCTCAGTGGCAGGAACCGCTTTGGTGGGCGGCGAAACCGCCGAGCACCCCGGCCTGCTGGGCGAACACGAATACGACGTCGCCGGTGCTGCCACCGGTGTGGTGGAAGCCGCCGACCTGCTGGGCCCGGACCGCGTCCGTGCCGGCGATGTTGTTATTGGCATGGCGTCCTCAGGCCTGCACTCCAACGGCTACTCCCTGGTCCGCCGCGTGATCAACCACGCCGGCTGGGCCCTGGACCGCCAGGTCTCCGAACTCGGCCGCACCCTGGGCGAGGAACTGCTGGAACCCACCCGTGTGTACGCCGCGGACTGCCTGGACCTGGCCCGCACGTTCCCCGTCAACGGCTCCGCCGGAAATGCGGCCGTGCACGGGTTCAGCCACGTCACCGGCGGCGGCCTGGCGGCCAACCTGGCCCGCGTCCTGCCGCAGGGCCTCGTGGCCACGGTTGACCGCGCCACCTGGGAACTGCCTGCCATCTTCAAGCTGGTCTCCGAACTGGGCAACGTCCCGCTGGCCGACCTGGAGCGCACCCTGAACCTCGGCGTGGGCATGGTGGCCATCGTTTCAGCCGAGGCTGCCGACGCCGCCGTGGCCCGCCTCAACGACCGGGGCCTGCCGTCCTGGGTCATGGGCACGGTCACGGCCGACTCGGACTCCATCCTCAAGTCCGGCCCGGACTACGTCCAGGGTGCCAAGGGCGTGGACGGCGGCGCCGTCCGTTTGGTCAACGCCTACGCCTAA
- a CDS encoding recombinase family protein: MTGIKIGYDRVSTNEQDLTAQRNALLALGVDEKRIYVDHGLTGANRERPGLREAMAACRDGDTLVVTKLDRLARSLPDARDIADELTAKGVVLSLGGSTHDPTDPVGRLLFNVLGMVAEFESDLIRMRTREGMAVAKARGRLKGKQPKLSATQRKLLLKLYDADEHTQAELAELFRVSRTTIYREIQRRRST; encoded by the coding sequence ATGACGGGAATTAAGATCGGGTACGATCGGGTCTCGACAAATGAACAAGACCTCACCGCTCAGCGCAATGCTTTGCTCGCCCTCGGTGTTGACGAGAAGCGGATCTACGTGGACCACGGCCTCACGGGGGCAAATCGCGAACGCCCCGGGCTCCGTGAAGCAATGGCTGCCTGCCGGGACGGTGACACCCTCGTGGTGACCAAACTCGACCGGCTGGCGCGATCCCTGCCTGATGCCAGGGACATCGCCGACGAGTTAACGGCCAAGGGCGTGGTCCTCAGCCTTGGCGGCAGCACCCACGATCCCACCGATCCGGTAGGCCGGCTGCTGTTCAACGTCTTGGGAATGGTTGCCGAATTTGAGTCGGACCTCATCCGGATGCGGACCCGCGAAGGGATGGCGGTGGCCAAGGCCAGGGGGCGGCTGAAAGGCAAGCAGCCCAAATTGTCCGCGACCCAGCGGAAGCTTCTGCTGAAGTTGTACGACGCCGATGAGCACACTCAGGCTGAGCTGGCGGAGCTGTTCCGGGTGTCCCGGACCACGATCTACCGTGAGATCCAACGACGACGCTCCACATGA
- a CDS encoding septum formation family protein encodes MDSQEQRRIPPRPAAPPAAGFPKAAGPVAPAADPPVKQRRAVSTLLKAVFVVVLLGVVGGLVWLANWLGSEPPATSSSDPGSGIVETSPTPLATPPALPREGVTPPDYRLGDCFKDFDPEALRSTVVACDAPHSAQLVAVYRYPGSDLYPGREALAAKALEACQAAKLAPAANDYTLNFQRAYPSGTSWDSGDRRVDCYVTADAGNVINASVLP; translated from the coding sequence ATGGACAGCCAGGAACAGCGCCGCATTCCGCCCAGGCCTGCCGCGCCGCCGGCCGCGGGATTTCCGAAGGCGGCAGGACCCGTTGCCCCTGCGGCGGATCCGCCGGTAAAGCAGCGGCGCGCCGTGTCCACCCTCCTCAAAGCAGTGTTTGTTGTGGTCCTGCTGGGTGTTGTGGGCGGCCTGGTTTGGCTCGCCAACTGGCTTGGTTCCGAGCCGCCTGCCACCTCCTCCTCGGATCCCGGCTCGGGCATCGTGGAAACGTCGCCCACTCCGCTAGCCACCCCGCCCGCACTCCCGCGGGAAGGCGTGACGCCTCCGGACTACCGGCTGGGAGACTGTTTCAAGGACTTTGACCCTGAGGCGCTGCGGTCAACTGTGGTGGCCTGCGATGCCCCGCATTCCGCCCAACTGGTGGCCGTGTACCGTTACCCGGGCAGCGATCTGTATCCGGGCCGGGAGGCCCTCGCCGCCAAGGCCTTGGAAGCATGCCAGGCGGCGAAGCTGGCACCGGCGGCCAATGACTACACGCTGAACTTCCAGCGTGCGTACCCCAGCGGCACTAGTTGGGACTCGGGCGACCGCCGCGTGGACTGCTATGTGACGGCCGACGCCGGAAACGTCATTAACGCCAGCGTGCTCCCCTAG
- a CDS encoding CPBP family intramembrane glutamic endopeptidase produces the protein MRSSSGWLRHHRLLAFFVLTYAISWASWPAYGAGLIPRVEFLPIGPLAAAILVIAVAEGRAGFRAWGRRLVRWRVGWVWYAVALLVPVALVSLTGLINMVLGAPAPGLAQLTWSGLLTVFAVRLVNPLDGPLGEEPGFRGYALPLLQASRNPLLSATVLGVLIALWHLPLVIFGGLSLTGLPTTFAITFLYVWLFNRTGGSVLLTFLFHNSQGTFTMGSFGFTGSDAGRAELIYFVVVVLTVLATLALDRRAWHKAPRQATAVGRFPIHVRRKQ, from the coding sequence ATGCGCAGTTCATCTGGCTGGCTAAGACACCACAGGCTTCTGGCATTCTTTGTCCTGACCTACGCAATTTCCTGGGCATCCTGGCCTGCGTACGGTGCAGGGCTGATTCCCCGTGTGGAGTTCCTGCCTATCGGCCCGCTTGCTGCGGCAATCCTTGTCATCGCCGTCGCCGAGGGCCGTGCCGGCTTCCGTGCCTGGGGACGGCGGCTCGTCCGGTGGCGCGTCGGTTGGGTCTGGTATGCCGTCGCGCTCCTTGTTCCGGTGGCACTTGTTTCGCTCACCGGGCTGATAAACATGGTTCTCGGGGCTCCGGCTCCGGGCCTTGCGCAGTTGACGTGGAGCGGGCTGCTGACTGTCTTCGCCGTCCGGCTGGTTAATCCTCTTGACGGGCCGCTGGGGGAAGAGCCCGGGTTCCGCGGCTACGCCCTCCCGCTGCTGCAGGCGTCCCGCAATCCCCTGCTGTCCGCGACTGTTCTCGGCGTGCTGATTGCCCTCTGGCATCTGCCACTGGTTATCTTTGGCGGGCTGAGCCTGACCGGCCTGCCAACGACGTTCGCCATCACCTTCCTCTACGTATGGCTGTTCAACCGCACAGGCGGGAGCGTTCTGCTGACGTTCCTGTTCCACAACAGCCAGGGAACCTTCACCATGGGTTCCTTCGGATTTACCGGCTCAGACGCGGGGCGGGCGGAGCTGATCTACTTCGTGGTCGTCGTCCTCACGGTTCTGGCCACTCTGGCGCTGGACCGCCGGGCCTGGCACAAGGCACCCCGCCAGGCTACCGCCGTCGGGCGCTTCCCCATCCACGTCAGGAGGAAACAATGA
- the purF gene encoding amidophosphoribosyltransferase, translated as MARGDGKLSHDLLPGEKGPQDACGVFGVWAPGEEVAKLTYYGLYALQHRGQESAGIATSDGKRINVYKDMGLVSQVFDETTLNTLTGHLAVGHCRYSTTGASHWANAQPTLGATSTGTVALAHNGNLTNTAELNAMIQERNGGQLSGEMKQGNTSDTALVTALLEGEEGKTLEETAMELLPKIKGGFCFVFMDEGTLYAARDTYGIRPLVLGRLERGWVVASEQSALATVGASFIREIEPGEFIAIDEDGVRSKRFAEPTPAGCVFEYVYLARPDAAISGRSVYESRVEMGRQLARENTQEADIVIPVPESGTPAAVGYAEESGIPFAHGFVKNSYVGRTFIQPSQTLRQLGIRLKLNALESVIRGKRVVVVDDSIVRGNTQRAIVRMLREAGAASVHIKISSPPVKWPCFYGIDFASRAELIANGATIEEISQAIGADSLAYISEDGMIEATRQPRERLCTACFTGKYPIELPSSDKLGKNLLERTDLGGLTPSPAALPGATAALAVPAVDSDEDPAGKAGATGCDPGPDAEFENLLTEADLVPEIHHAATTPGADKKESV; from the coding sequence GTGGCACGCGGCGATGGAAAACTTTCTCATGATCTTCTCCCTGGCGAAAAAGGCCCTCAGGACGCTTGTGGCGTTTTCGGGGTCTGGGCACCAGGTGAAGAAGTAGCAAAACTAACCTATTACGGGCTGTATGCATTGCAGCACCGCGGTCAGGAGTCGGCTGGTATAGCCACCAGTGACGGCAAGCGGATCAACGTCTACAAGGACATGGGCCTCGTTTCCCAGGTCTTCGACGAGACCACGCTGAACACCCTGACCGGGCACCTGGCGGTGGGACACTGCCGCTACTCCACCACCGGAGCCAGCCACTGGGCCAACGCCCAGCCCACCCTCGGCGCAACCAGCACCGGCACGGTGGCCCTGGCGCACAACGGCAACCTCACCAACACCGCCGAGCTCAACGCCATGATCCAGGAACGCAACGGCGGCCAGCTCAGCGGTGAAATGAAGCAGGGCAACACCTCGGACACTGCCCTTGTCACCGCACTCCTTGAAGGCGAGGAGGGCAAGACCCTCGAAGAGACCGCCATGGAGCTGCTGCCCAAGATCAAGGGCGGCTTCTGCTTCGTCTTTATGGACGAAGGCACGCTCTACGCGGCACGCGACACCTACGGCATCCGCCCGCTGGTCCTCGGCCGGCTGGAACGCGGCTGGGTTGTCGCTTCCGAGCAGTCCGCCCTGGCCACCGTCGGTGCCAGCTTCATCCGGGAGATCGAACCGGGCGAATTCATCGCCATCGACGAGGACGGCGTGCGTTCCAAGCGCTTCGCCGAGCCGACGCCGGCAGGCTGCGTTTTCGAATACGTTTACCTCGCCCGCCCGGACGCCGCCATCTCCGGCCGTTCCGTGTACGAGTCCCGTGTTGAGATGGGCCGCCAGCTGGCCCGCGAAAACACCCAGGAAGCGGACATCGTCATTCCCGTCCCGGAGTCCGGCACACCTGCCGCTGTGGGTTACGCCGAGGAATCCGGCATCCCGTTCGCGCACGGCTTCGTCAAGAACTCCTACGTGGGCCGCACCTTCATCCAGCCCTCCCAGACACTCCGCCAGCTCGGTATCCGGCTCAAGCTGAACGCGCTAGAGTCCGTGATCCGCGGCAAGCGCGTTGTGGTGGTGGACGATTCGATCGTCCGCGGAAACACCCAGCGCGCCATCGTCAGGATGCTCCGCGAGGCCGGCGCCGCATCGGTGCACATCAAGATTTCCTCCCCGCCGGTCAAATGGCCCTGCTTCTACGGCATCGACTTCGCCTCCCGGGCGGAACTGATCGCCAACGGGGCCACCATCGAGGAAATCTCCCAGGCCATCGGCGCCGACTCGCTTGCCTACATTTCCGAAGACGGCATGATCGAAGCCACCCGGCAGCCCCGGGAACGGCTCTGCACCGCCTGCTTCACCGGCAAGTACCCCATCGAGCTCCCCAGCTCGGACAAACTGGGGAAGAACCTGCTGGAGCGCACCGACCTCGGCGGCCTCACGCCGTCTCCCGCTGCCCTCCCCGGTGCCACAGCCGCACTGGCCGTTCCCGCCGTCGACAGCGACGAGGACCCGGCCGGCAAGGCCGGAGCCACCGGCTGCGATCCGGGACCGGACGCCGAGTTCGAGAACCTTCTCACCGAAGCTGACCTTGTGCCCGAGATTCACCACGCAGCCACCACCCCCGGCGCCGACAAGAAAGAGTCCGTATGA